From Marinobacterium sp. LSUCC0821, a single genomic window includes:
- a CDS encoding FAD-dependent oxidoreductase, whose amino-acid sequence MSTRLNNNFQFVEVGRKGPEKIPAQVRRGEFAEIYQPFGEANVVEQAHRCLDCGNPYCSWKCPVHNHIPNWLKLVSEGNLFEAATLSHQTNSLPEVCGRVCPQDRLCEGSCTLNDEFGAVTIGSVEKYITDTAFALGWRPDMDGVTWTDKKVAVIGAGPAGLGCADILVRNGVKPVVFDRNPEIGGLLTFGIPEFKLEKDVMVRRREIFEAMGVEFRLNTNVGSDISMQDLLDQYDAVFLGMGTYTYMKGGFPGEELDGVYDALPFLISNVNHCRGYEKDASEFISMEGKKVVVLGGGDTAMDCNRTSIRQNAASVTCAYRRDEENMPGSKREVENAREEGVEFKFNRQPVEVVGENGKVTGVKVVTTQMGAPDANGRRSAEVVPGSEEILPADAVLVAFGFRPSPAPWMADFGIELHSDGRVAAELSGNRLPFQTSNDKVFAGGDMVRGSDLVVTAIYEGRKAAEGILDFLEV is encoded by the coding sequence ATGTCTACCCGTCTTAACAACAACTTTCAGTTTGTTGAAGTAGGTCGTAAAGGCCCAGAAAAGATTCCAGCGCAAGTGCGTCGTGGAGAGTTTGCTGAGATCTATCAGCCATTTGGTGAAGCTAATGTCGTAGAGCAGGCTCACCGCTGTCTGGATTGTGGTAACCCATACTGTTCATGGAAGTGTCCAGTACATAACCACATTCCAAACTGGTTGAAACTGGTTTCAGAAGGCAACCTGTTTGAAGCAGCAACCCTGTCTCATCAGACTAACTCATTGCCAGAGGTGTGTGGTCGAGTTTGTCCACAGGATCGTCTGTGTGAAGGTTCATGTACGCTGAACGATGAGTTCGGTGCTGTGACTATCGGTTCTGTAGAGAAGTACATTACGGATACTGCGTTTGCCCTAGGCTGGCGTCCAGATATGGATGGCGTGACTTGGACAGACAAGAAAGTTGCTGTAATTGGTGCTGGCCCTGCAGGTCTTGGTTGTGCTGATATCCTAGTTCGCAATGGCGTGAAGCCAGTGGTCTTCGATCGTAATCCAGAGATCGGTGGTCTTCTGACTTTCGGTATCCCAGAGTTCAAACTTGAGAAAGATGTGATGGTTCGCCGTCGTGAAATCTTCGAAGCCATGGGTGTTGAGTTCCGTCTAAACACCAATGTTGGTTCAGACATCTCAATGCAGGATCTGCTTGATCAGTACGATGCAGTCTTCCTAGGTATGGGTACATACACCTACATGAAAGGTGGCTTCCCAGGTGAAGAGCTAGACGGCGTCTACGATGCACTACCGTTCCTAATCTCTAACGTAAATCACTGCCGTGGTTACGAGAAAGATGCATCTGAGTTCATCAGCATGGAAGGTAAAAAGGTCGTTGTTCTTGGCGGTGGTGATACTGCAATGGACTGTAACCGTACCTCGATTCGTCAGAACGCAGCGTCTGTAACCTGTGCTTACCGTCGTGACGAGGAGAACATGCCTGGCTCTAAACGCGAAGTTGAAAACGCGCGTGAAGAGGGCGTTGAGTTCAAGTTTAACCGTCAGCCTGTAGAGGTTGTGGGTGAAAACGGTAAAGTGACTGGCGTTAAAGTGGTCACTACTCAGATGGGCGCGCCTGACGCAAACGGCCGTCGTTCTGCTGAGGTTGTTCCAGGTTCAGAAGAGATTCTTCCTGCTGACGCAGTGCTTGTTGCTTTCGGTTTCCGTCCAAGCCCAGCACCGTGGATGGCAGACTTCGGTATTGAACTGCACAGTGATGGCCGTGTAGCTGCAGAGCTAAGCGGTAACCGTCTACCATTCCAGACAAGCAACGACAAAGTCTTTGCTGGTGGTGATATGGTTCGTGGTTCTGACCTAGTCGTTACTGCAATCTATGAAGGCCGTAAAGCGGCTGAAGGTATTTTGGACTTCTTGGAAGTTTAA
- the hemE gene encoding uroporphyrinogen decarboxylase, with protein MAELKNDRFLRALLKEPVDVTPVWMMRQAGRYLPEYRATRAKAGDFMSLCMNPDLACEVTIQPLERFDLDAAILFSDILTIPDAMGLGLYFEAGEGPRFKKEVRTAADVEAIPVPDPVKDLGYVMDAVKTIRRELNGRVPLIGFSGSPWTLATYMIEGGSSKDFRHIKAMMYSQPEVLHALLDKLAQSVTLYLNEQIRSGAQAVQIFDTWGGALSGPMYQAFSLDYMKKIASGLIREHDGRRVPVIMFTKNGGQWLESMAEAGADALGLDWTTDIANARARVGDKVALQGNMDPSVLYAPADRIREEVSRILAGFGSGTGHVFNLGHGIHQFADPEHAKVFVEAVHELSAQYHQ; from the coding sequence ATGGCTGAGTTAAAAAACGACCGTTTCCTTCGCGCTCTTTTAAAAGAGCCTGTGGATGTAACCCCAGTATGGATGATGCGCCAAGCAGGTCGCTACCTTCCTGAGTATCGCGCTACACGTGCAAAAGCGGGTGATTTCATGTCATTGTGCATGAACCCAGATCTCGCTTGTGAAGTGACCATCCAGCCACTTGAACGCTTCGACCTAGATGCCGCTATTCTCTTCTCTGATATTTTGACTATTCCAGATGCTATGGGGCTTGGTCTCTACTTCGAAGCGGGCGAAGGTCCACGCTTCAAGAAAGAGGTACGCACTGCAGCGGACGTTGAAGCAATCCCAGTTCCAGATCCAGTGAAGGATCTTGGATATGTTATGGATGCAGTTAAGACTATTCGTCGCGAACTGAATGGCCGTGTACCGCTAATCGGTTTCTCAGGCAGCCCTTGGACACTAGCTACCTACATGATTGAGGGTGGCTCTTCTAAAGATTTCCGCCACATTAAAGCGATGATGTACTCACAGCCAGAAGTACTCCATGCGCTGTTGGACAAGTTGGCACAGTCGGTAACGCTATACCTCAATGAGCAGATCCGCAGTGGCGCACAAGCGGTTCAGATCTTTGATACCTGGGGTGGTGCACTAAGCGGCCCTATGTACCAAGCCTTCTCGTTGGACTACATGAAGAAGATCGCTTCAGGTCTAATTCGCGAACACGATGGCCGTCGCGTACCAGTGATCATGTTCACTAAGAACGGTGGTCAGTGGCTAGAGTCTATGGCTGAGGCGGGTGCAGATGCTCTAGGTCTGGATTGGACAACTGACATTGCCAATGCGCGTGCTCGTGTAGGTGATAAAGTGGCTCTGCAGGGTAACATGGACCCATCAGTACTTTACGCACCAGCAGATCGTATCCGCGAAGAGGTTAGCCGTATCCTTGCAGGTTTTGGCTCAGGCACAGGTCACGTATTCAACCTTGGCCACGGTATTCACCAGTTTGCCGATCCAGAACACGCGAAAGTATTTGTCGAAGCAGTGCACGAGTTAAGTGCGCAGTACCATCAATAA
- the can gene encoding carbonate dehydratase, translating to MKKLKSLFEKNKHWAATIQKANPQFFPTLAAQQAPEYLWIGCADSRVPANEIVDLLPGELFVHRNVSNLVVHSDMNCLSVIQYAVDVLKVKDIMVVGHYGCGGVVASMEDARHGLIDNWLSHIRDVYYNHRKFLGQWEAKPHQVDRLCELNVIEQALNVCNTTTVIDAWARGQELNVHGWIYGLGDGLLRDLGFTVSGTEEIRSTFNDAVELIEAKGETVEGHSCTQFCNH from the coding sequence ATGAAGAAACTAAAATCGCTATTTGAGAAGAACAAACATTGGGCTGCCACGATCCAGAAGGCAAACCCTCAGTTTTTCCCAACCCTAGCGGCTCAGCAGGCGCCTGAGTATTTGTGGATTGGCTGTGCAGATAGCCGTGTGCCGGCCAACGAGATTGTCGATCTGTTACCAGGCGAGCTGTTTGTTCACCGCAACGTATCAAATCTGGTGGTCCACTCAGACATGAACTGTCTTTCGGTTATCCAGTACGCCGTGGATGTCCTGAAAGTGAAAGACATCATGGTTGTTGGTCACTATGGCTGTGGTGGCGTGGTTGCCTCTATGGAGGATGCACGTCACGGTTTGATTGATAACTGGTTGAGCCATATCCGCGATGTCTACTATAACCACCGTAAGTTCTTAGGGCAGTGGGAAGCGAAACCGCATCAGGTCGATAGACTCTGTGAGCTTAACGTTATCGAGCAGGCACTGAATGTCTGTAACACCACCACAGTGATTGATGCTTGGGCACGTGGCCAAGAGCTTAACGTGCATGGCTGGATCTACGGCTTAGGTGACGGCTTGTTACGTGACTTAGGTTTCACAGTGAGCGGTACTGAAGAGATTCGCTCCACCTTTAATGATGCGGTTGAGTTGATCGAAGCGAAAGGCGAGACGGTTGAAGGCCACTCCTGTACGCAATTCTGTAACCACTAA
- a CDS encoding HupE/UreJ family protein, with protein sequence MKNLISLAIVVITAAVAQSVSAHTGEGINTGFASGFWHPILGWDHVAAMVAVGMWGAFLRAPAIWLLPVVFPIVMAFGAAAGMAGLPLPAVETGIALSGVVLGLMVLFAVRPPLPVAAIIVGLFAIFHGHAHGTEFPPEFSALGYAVGFVLATGLMHLAGIAIGWLTKFEVGTWIVRAGGAVVTLAGSAFLFGFA encoded by the coding sequence ATGAAAAATTTGATATCGCTGGCCATAGTGGTCATCACGGCTGCAGTTGCTCAGTCTGTTTCTGCGCACACGGGCGAAGGTATAAACACCGGTTTTGCATCAGGGTTTTGGCATCCGATCCTCGGCTGGGATCATGTCGCGGCGATGGTTGCTGTCGGTATGTGGGGGGCTTTTTTGAGGGCGCCTGCAATCTGGCTTTTACCCGTTGTCTTTCCAATCGTTATGGCTTTTGGAGCGGCTGCTGGCATGGCAGGTTTACCCTTACCGGCTGTAGAGACAGGGATCGCACTCTCAGGTGTTGTGCTGGGTCTGATGGTACTTTTTGCTGTTCGCCCGCCTCTCCCCGTCGCTGCAATCATTGTTGGCCTGTTTGCTATCTTTCATGGTCATGCTCATGGCACGGAGTTTCCTCCCGAGTTCAGTGCGTTGGGCTATGCAGTCGGATTTGTTCTTGCAACAGGGCTTATGCACCTTGCAGGGATAGCTATTGGCTGGCTTACTAAGTTTGAAGTTGGTACATGGATAGTTCGTGCGGGCGGCGCGGTGGTTACACTAGCGGGATCCGCGTTTCTTTTTGGATTTGCATGA
- a CDS encoding 2-keto-4-pentenoate hydratase → MQIESAKAASQLLVRHWKEGLVLDALPPALRPATRAEGYLIQSQIETISTSPLFGWKIAATSSAGQQHIGVEGPIVGRLLTEMVHTGDATLHLGANRMRVAEAEFAFRMGRDLPPRDRPYDQSEVFEAVAALYLAIEIPDSRFANYAGVGGPQLIADNACAHRFVLGPQAPVSWRSLDLSTHRVVGRVGNRMEREGLGANVLGDPRQALTWCANELSTLGITLAAQQTVTTGTCLVPLEVRPGDSVSVDFGMLGQVGCHFAAD, encoded by the coding sequence ATGCAAATAGAATCTGCCAAGGCAGCATCGCAATTGCTAGTGCGTCACTGGAAAGAGGGTCTGGTATTGGACGCGCTGCCGCCCGCGTTGCGCCCTGCTACCCGAGCAGAGGGTTATCTGATACAGAGTCAGATTGAGACGATCAGTACCTCACCGCTATTTGGCTGGAAGATCGCCGCCACCAGCAGCGCCGGGCAACAACATATCGGCGTTGAAGGCCCTATTGTTGGAAGGCTGTTGACGGAGATGGTGCACACAGGTGACGCCACCCTTCATTTGGGGGCCAATCGCATGCGCGTCGCAGAAGCGGAGTTCGCCTTCCGAATGGGGCGCGACCTGCCGCCTCGTGACAGACCCTATGATCAGAGCGAAGTGTTTGAGGCCGTCGCCGCGCTGTATCTGGCCATCGAGATACCGGACTCACGTTTCGCCAATTATGCCGGCGTCGGTGGTCCCCAGCTCATCGCTGATAACGCATGCGCTCATCGCTTCGTCCTCGGACCCCAGGCACCGGTAAGTTGGCGAAGCCTAGATCTGTCGACCCATCGGGTGGTTGGACGGGTCGGTAACCGCATGGAGCGCGAGGGGCTGGGGGCGAATGTACTGGGAGACCCTCGACAGGCGCTTACCTGGTGCGCCAACGAATTATCGACCCTTGGGATCACACTGGCAGCTCAGCAGACCGTCACCACCGGCACATGCTTGGTTCCCCTAGAAGTAAGGCCCGGCGACTCCGTGTCGGTCGATTTTGGCATGCTGGGCCAAGTCGGCTGTCACTTCGCTGCTGACTAA
- a CDS encoding zinc-binding alcohol dehydrogenase family protein, with protein sequence MKAVGYWQPGLRIDDPQALLDLEIAEPPQPRGRDLLVRIHAVAVNPRDIKSRLSIAPSDGLPVVLGYDASGIVEAVGDQVELFQPGDAVYYAGVLDRQGANAELQLVDERIVGRKPTTLDHAAAASLPLSSLTAWEMLFDRLQLPPERAAGEALLVIGGAGGVPSIALQLARQLSQVTVIATASRPESDAWVRSLGAHQVVDHSRPLAEQIAAIQGLAPVGRIFSTHTNSASWAEMAKIIAPQGRIGLIDDPEPLDLRLLKFKSVSIHWEAMFTRPMFATPDMQRQHEILNAVASLIDAGKLRATAANNFGCINAANLRRAHAALEGGHVIGKITLTGF encoded by the coding sequence ATGAAGGCAGTTGGTTATTGGCAACCCGGTTTGCGCATTGACGATCCGCAGGCCCTGCTAGACCTCGAAATAGCGGAACCGCCCCAGCCGCGCGGCCGCGATCTACTGGTGCGCATCCATGCGGTCGCTGTTAACCCACGCGATATCAAGAGCCGCCTCAGCATCGCGCCGTCGGACGGGCTGCCTGTGGTGCTCGGCTACGACGCGTCGGGTATAGTCGAAGCGGTTGGCGACCAAGTCGAGCTGTTTCAGCCAGGTGACGCGGTCTACTATGCAGGCGTTCTTGATCGTCAGGGGGCTAACGCCGAGTTGCAACTGGTGGATGAGCGGATCGTAGGCCGCAAACCCACTACCCTAGATCACGCCGCCGCCGCTTCACTCCCGCTGTCCAGTCTGACCGCTTGGGAGATGCTGTTCGATCGGCTACAGTTGCCGCCCGAGCGAGCAGCGGGAGAGGCGTTGCTGGTGATCGGCGGCGCCGGAGGTGTACCTTCGATCGCGCTGCAACTGGCCCGTCAGCTTAGTCAGGTGACGGTGATTGCGACCGCGTCACGTCCTGAGAGCGATGCGTGGGTTCGATCCCTAGGTGCGCATCAGGTGGTCGATCACTCGCGGCCACTTGCCGAGCAGATTGCCGCCATCCAAGGCCTAGCGCCGGTTGGTCGCATCTTCTCGACGCACACCAATAGTGCTAGCTGGGCCGAGATGGCGAAGATCATCGCTCCGCAAGGCCGCATTGGCTTGATCGACGATCCTGAGCCCCTTGACCTGCGCCTGCTAAAATTCAAGAGCGTTTCGATTCATTGGGAGGCAATGTTCACCCGGCCGATGTTCGCGACACCGGACATGCAACGTCAGCATGAGATTCTCAACGCTGTGGCCTCCCTTATTGATGCTGGCAAGCTTCGGGCAACCGCCGCTAACAACTTCGGTTGCATCAATGCCGCGAACTTGAGACGCGCCCATGCCGCGCTAGAGGGTGGCCACGTGATTGGCAAAATCACCTTAACCGGGTTCTAA
- a CDS encoding PhzF family phenazine biosynthesis protein, translating into MIIQHIAAFSDGPQGGNPAGVVLCDALPNASKMQELAAEIGYSESVFAAPVEGGWRVRFFSPEVEVDFCGHATIALGAELARQFGSGTFALMLNRANISVDTRWSASEWRASFQSPPTRSDGLEPALLQDVLTLFGLERDQLDPRIPPAIAHGGGDHLVLALKSRERLSAMQYDQEQGRVLALRAGLLTFSLVVAEQPQLFHARNPFPTGGVYEDPATGAAAAALAGYLRDLGWPHQGSILICQGDDMGVPSRLRAAITPQPGASIRVSGSVRLISKT; encoded by the coding sequence ATGATTATCCAACACATTGCTGCATTTTCGGATGGCCCCCAAGGGGGGAACCCCGCCGGTGTGGTGCTGTGTGATGCTCTGCCCAATGCTTCCAAAATGCAGGAACTGGCAGCTGAGATCGGTTATTCCGAATCCGTTTTTGCTGCTCCGGTAGAGGGGGGATGGCGGGTGCGCTTCTTTTCCCCCGAGGTTGAGGTTGATTTCTGCGGTCACGCCACGATCGCGCTCGGTGCAGAGTTAGCGCGTCAATTCGGATCCGGCACCTTCGCGTTGATGCTTAACCGTGCCAACATCAGCGTAGATACGCGTTGGTCCGCGAGCGAATGGAGAGCGTCATTTCAATCGCCGCCGACACGCAGTGATGGGTTAGAGCCCGCACTGTTGCAAGACGTCTTGACCCTGTTCGGCCTAGAGCGCGACCAACTTGACCCGCGGATTCCCCCTGCGATTGCACACGGTGGCGGCGATCACTTGGTGCTGGCACTCAAAAGCCGCGAGCGGCTCTCGGCGATGCAGTATGACCAAGAGCAGGGCCGGGTGTTGGCCCTGCGTGCGGGGTTGTTAACCTTCAGTTTGGTGGTTGCGGAACAACCGCAATTATTCCATGCGCGCAACCCGTTCCCCACTGGCGGGGTCTATGAGGACCCCGCGACCGGCGCAGCAGCAGCGGCGTTGGCCGGCTATCTGCGCGATCTTGGCTGGCCTCATCAGGGTTCGATTCTTATCTGTCAGGGCGATGATATGGGCGTCCCTTCGCGTTTGCGCGCGGCAATCACCCCACAACCTGGAGCCAGCATACGTGTATCTGGTAGCGTCCGCCTGATCTCAAAGACCTAA
- a CDS encoding RidA family protein, translated as MPHLSPAIKTGSLVFLSGQLAFNANGQIDGDIEQQTRLILAQQFKVLAEYDLRPENVVKAGVWLTERENFQAFDTAFAQAFGDHRPTRSTVISELAIEGALVEIDLIASLTPL; from the coding sequence ATGCCACATCTCTCTCCTGCAATAAAAACAGGATCTCTAGTCTTTTTATCGGGCCAACTTGCATTTAACGCCAACGGGCAGATCGATGGCGATATTGAACAGCAAACCCGCTTAATTCTTGCTCAGCAATTCAAGGTTTTAGCTGAGTACGATTTACGCCCGGAAAATGTGGTAAAGGCGGGGGTCTGGCTAACTGAGAGAGAAAACTTTCAGGCATTTGATACGGCATTTGCACAGGCGTTTGGCGACCATCGTCCTACACGGTCCACCGTAATTTCAGAGCTCGCGATCGAAGGAGCATTAGTCGAGATCGACCTAATCGCTTCCCTGACGCCCCTTTAA